DNA sequence from the Longimicrobiaceae bacterium genome:
GTGCACCCGGGACGGGTCGTCCACGTACCTCGCGAACTCAGACTGTGTGTGCGCCGAATTGGTCACGATGGCGCGGTACCCGCCCAGCCGGTCGCGCCGCCCGCGCTGGGCCCGGAAGTCGCGGAGCATGGTGAGCGGGCTCATCCCGCCGCACCGCTTCGGGTAGTAGTGCAGCAGGCACTCCCAGCCGAAGCGCCGGTCGCACGGCGTGACGACGGGCCGCTTGAACGACTTCGCTCCACTGATGCAGGTGCCCAGGTAGCCGTGGGCGAAGAAGACGCAGTCCGCGACCCCCTGGAGCGCCTCCTCCACCTCGGGGGTGAACACCCCCTGGTTGAAGACGACGTCGGGGCGCCACCCGCGCAGCGCGTCGAGGGCGCCGGCGAGCCCCAGCTCCTCCACCGACCACGTCGGGGCGCCCTCGGGGAGCGGGATGGGGCCGCGGTCCAGCGGCGCGTCCATCTCGCAGAAGAGCGCGACCTCGTGCCCGGCGTCGCGGAGGGCGGGGATCACGCGCGCGAGGTACCGCTCGGCTCCTCCCGCCTCGCGCCGGCTCCAGTTGGCGACCGCGATCCGCATCAGCTTCCGTTTCAGTTGGTACCACGAAGCGCAGCCACGGTGTGGCGTACGTCGAACCGCGACCGGTAGAGCTCTCCCGCGGCCGCCCCCAGGCGGCGCCGCTCCTCCGGGTCCCCGAGGAGCGCGTCCACCCGCCCCACCAGCGCCTCCACGTCCCCCACGGGGACGAGCCCCACCGCGCCGCTCGCGCGCCAGAGGTCCTCCGTGTCGCCCCCGTCGTTGGCGACGATGGGGAGGGCGTGCGACAGGCCCGCCATCATGCTCCCCCGGCGGGTGTTCACCCCGGCCGGGTAGAGCTGGAGCAGGAGGTCGCAGGCGCCCAGATGAAGCGAGAGCCGCTCCGGGGGGAGACCCCCGGTTGCATGCACCCGCCCCTCCAGCCCGGGGTGCGCCCCCAGCAGCTCCTCGCGGTACGCCTCCCCGCCCCGCCCCATGAGCAGCACGCCCCGCCGCTCGTCCGCCAGGATGCGCGGGAGCGCGGCCGTCAGGAGCCCGGCGATGTCCCGCCCGTACGTCCCGAAGTGCCCCAG
Encoded proteins:
- a CDS encoding glycosyltransferase — encoded protein: MRIAVANWSRREAGGAERYLARVIPALRDAGHEVALFCEMDAPLDRGPIPLPEGAPTWSVEELGLAGALDALRGWRPDVVFNQGVFTPEVEEALQGVADCVFFAHGYLGTCISGAKSFKRPVVTPCDRRFGWECLLHYYPKRCGGMSPLTMLRDFRAQRGRRDRLGGYRAIVTNSAHTQSEFARYVDDPSRVHAVPLPVYTAPAPVEAAPRGAADDGPWRLLFLGRMTSLKGGDVLLDALPAAAAALDRPLHVTIAGDGPDIAAW